A single Dechloromonas denitrificans DNA region contains:
- a CDS encoding alpha/beta hydrolase: MEASPATTTSQPVNFTIAGPTAPIALRLYRPAASTTSLPVVIYFHGGGFIGGCLDDADRPARFIAEHCPALVLAVGYALAPARPFPAAPEDAHAAALWLAAHAAGLGGDARRLAVAGDDAGGNLAAALTLIARDRNGPAIVAQVLVGPMLDPSMTRLGDGAKLNSDLSAATCATCYSQYLPQSRQRLHPYASPLASVRQAGLPPALIVTAECDVLHNEAEKYAAALIAAGVPTQVVRFAKVTHAALAVHQPALDEIAHFLRRRLWEAPPPRHPLNL; this comes from the coding sequence ATGGAAGCAAGCCCCGCCACGACGACCAGCCAGCCGGTGAATTTCACTATCGCCGGCCCGACCGCGCCGATTGCCCTGCGTCTGTACCGGCCGGCAGCCAGCACGACCAGCCTGCCCGTCGTCATCTATTTCCACGGCGGCGGCTTCATCGGCGGCTGCCTCGACGATGCCGACCGGCCGGCCCGTTTCATCGCCGAGCATTGCCCGGCGCTGGTGCTGGCCGTCGGCTACGCGCTGGCCCCGGCCCGACCTTTCCCGGCGGCGCCGGAAGATGCCCACGCCGCGGCCTTGTGGCTGGCCGCGCATGCCGCCGGCCTGGGTGGCGATGCCCGCCGGCTGGCGGTGGCCGGCGACGATGCCGGCGGCAACCTGGCCGCCGCATTGACGTTGATCGCCCGCGACCGCAACGGCCCGGCTATCGTCGCCCAGGTGCTGGTCGGGCCGATGCTCGACCCGAGCATGACCCGGCTCGGCGACGGTGCCAAGCTCAATTCCGATCTCAGCGCCGCGACCTGTGCCACCTGCTACAGCCAATATCTGCCGCAGTCGCGCCAGCGCCTGCATCCCTACGCCTCGCCGCTGGCCTCGGTGCGCCAGGCCGGCTTGCCGCCGGCGCTGATCGTCACCGCCGAATGCGACGTGCTGCACAACGAAGCCGAGAAATACGCCGCGGCACTGATCGCCGCCGGCGTGCCGACCCAGGTCGTGCGCTTTGCCAAGGTTACCCATGCGGCGCTCGCCGTGCACCAGCCGGCGCTCGATGAAATCGCCCATTTCCTTCGCCGCCGGCTGTGGGAAGCCCCGCCGCCCAGGCACCCACTGAATTTGTAG